A single window of Vogesella indigofera DNA harbors:
- the cysM gene encoding cysteine synthase CysM: MTLPVFKHLEDFVGNTPLVRLKRLPGNSSNVVLVKLEGNNPAGSVKDRPALSMIRHAEARGEIKPGDTLIEPTSGNTGIALAMAATMMGYKMILVMPENSSQERIDTMRAYGAEVILTPKAASMPGAIDEARRMEALGVGRILDQFGNPDNPLSHLEGTGPEIWRDTAGTVTHFVSSMGTTGTIMGTSAYLKQQNPAIRIIGVQPQSGSQIPGIRKWEDEYLPKICDFSRIDELLLVDQQTAEDTARQLAREEGILAGPSSGGALAVALRLNQQLENAVIVSIVCDRGDRYLSTGLFS; this comes from the coding sequence ATGACCCTGCCCGTATTCAAACATCTCGAAGATTTCGTCGGTAACACCCCGCTGGTGCGCCTCAAGCGCCTGCCGGGCAACAGCAGCAACGTGGTGCTGGTCAAGCTGGAGGGCAACAACCCGGCCGGTTCGGTAAAGGACAGGCCGGCACTGTCGATGATCCGCCACGCCGAGGCGCGCGGCGAGATCAAGCCCGGTGACACCCTGATCGAGCCGACCAGCGGCAACACCGGCATCGCGCTGGCGATGGCGGCGACCATGATGGGTTACAAGATGATCCTGGTGATGCCGGAAAACTCCAGCCAGGAACGCATCGACACCATGCGCGCCTACGGCGCTGAGGTGATCCTGACGCCGAAGGCGGCGTCGATGCCCGGCGCCATCGACGAGGCGCGGCGCATGGAAGCGCTGGGCGTCGGCCGCATCCTCGACCAGTTCGGCAACCCGGACAATCCGCTGTCGCACCTTGAAGGTACCGGGCCGGAGATCTGGCGCGATACCGCCGGCACGGTCACCCACTTCGTGTCCAGCATGGGCACCACCGGCACCATCATGGGCACCAGCGCCTACCTCAAGCAGCAGAATCCGGCGATCCGCATCATCGGCGTGCAGCCGCAAAGCGGCAGCCAGATCCCCGGCATCCGCAAGTGGGAAGATGAATACCTGCCCAAGATCTGCGATTTCTCGCGGATCGACGAGCTGCTGCTGGTCGACCAGCAGACCGCGGAAGACACCGCGCGCCAGCTGGCGCGCGAGGAGGGCATCCTCGCCGGGCCGTCGTCCGGCGGCGCGCTGGCGGTGGCACTGCGCCTGAACCAGCAGCTGGAGAACGCGGTGATCGTGTCCATCGTCTGCGACCGCGGCGACCGCTACCTGTCCACCGGCCTGTTTTCCTGA
- the zapE gene encoding cell division protein ZapE, with the protein MSPKTWYQAASQQPGFIHDAAQAAAIERLDELWQTLVEFKDKRNRFLGRSLRKPEVPRGLYFWGGVGRGKSFLMDAFFGCVPYNRKRRVHFHHFMAEIHKQLRTVSNEADPLKTVAARIARDVRLLCFDEFHVSDIADAMILGRLFAALFEQGIICVMTSNYPPDKLYPNGLMRSNFLPTIALLQQHLEVINVDGGNDYRLRELTREPLFHVPADADAEAKMQDMFERLAGAAGELELALTVLGRDIPLKRHAPGVIWFDFRAICDGPRAQTDYLEIASEYHTVFVSGIPQLAVRDASMARRFTWLVDVFYDHRVKLVASSAVAPELIYTEGPQASEFFRTASRLTEMQSRTYLELPHLVDDFKIADGITET; encoded by the coding sequence ATGAGCCCCAAAACCTGGTACCAGGCGGCCAGCCAGCAGCCGGGCTTTATTCACGACGCGGCCCAGGCCGCCGCCATCGAGCGGCTGGACGAGCTGTGGCAGACGCTGGTGGAGTTCAAGGACAAGCGCAACCGCTTCCTCGGCCGCAGCCTGCGCAAGCCGGAGGTGCCGCGCGGCCTGTATTTCTGGGGTGGCGTCGGCCGCGGCAAGAGCTTCCTGATGGACGCCTTCTTCGGCTGCGTGCCCTACAACCGCAAGCGCCGTGTGCACTTCCACCACTTCATGGCGGAAATCCACAAGCAGCTGCGCACGGTGTCGAACGAGGCCGACCCGCTGAAAACGGTGGCGGCACGCATTGCCCGCGACGTGCGCCTGCTGTGCTTTGACGAGTTCCACGTCAGCGACATCGCCGACGCCATGATCCTCGGCCGCCTGTTCGCCGCCCTGTTCGAGCAGGGCATCATCTGCGTGATGACTTCCAACTACCCGCCGGACAAGCTGTATCCGAACGGCCTGATGCGCAGCAACTTCCTGCCCACCATCGCCTTGCTGCAGCAGCACCTGGAGGTGATCAACGTCGATGGCGGCAACGACTACCGCCTGCGCGAGTTGACGCGCGAGCCACTGTTCCACGTGCCGGCCGATGCCGACGCCGAGGCAAAGATGCAGGACATGTTCGAGCGGCTGGCCGGCGCCGCCGGCGAGCTGGAGCTCGCGCTGACGGTGCTGGGGCGCGACATCCCGCTCAAGCGCCATGCGCCGGGGGTGATCTGGTTCGATTTCCGCGCCATCTGCGACGGGCCGCGGGCGCAGACCGACTATCTGGAGATTGCCAGCGAATACCACACCGTGTTCGTGTCCGGCATTCCGCAGCTGGCGGTGCGCGACGCGTCGATGGCGCGGCGGTTTACCTGGCTGGTGGACGTGTTTTACGACCATCGCGTCAAGCTGGTGGCGTCCAGCGCGGTGGCGCCGGAGCTGATCTATACCGAGGGGCCGCAGGCCAGCGAGTTTTTCCGTACCGCCAGCCGCCTCACCGAGATGCAGTCGCGCACCTATCTGGAACTGCCGCACCTGGTGGACGACTTCAAGATCGCCGACGGCATTACCGAGACCTGA
- a CDS encoding SPOR domain-containing protein, with the protein MNPTPQERAPGGDSGLSPQIKKRIAIASGLVLVALAAIPIIDSFNPPATPPTPASTPISSGRIIQKDSSDSASLSLSAIDSSAPLDASAAVSASAPAGSSPLAPAPGSPAGVTTLTPPQIQTPQPRTPAVANSKALPDSTAKSSSTTAPPRSEPPRRDSTVPVPGIATAPPPAPAIRVPLAEKPPVPLRLPTPSIAPQGSSFGYQVQLGLFSSPDNAEKLVADLKKRGITARTETRVQLGPFRTRAEAEEAMQRLRALGYQPLLIPAGQR; encoded by the coding sequence ATGAATCCAACGCCACAAGAGCGCGCCCCCGGCGGCGACAGCGGGCTATCGCCCCAGATCAAGAAACGGATTGCGATTGCCAGCGGCCTGGTTCTGGTGGCACTGGCGGCGATACCGATCATCGACAGTTTCAATCCGCCGGCAACACCGCCGACCCCGGCCAGCACCCCGATCAGCTCCGGCCGCATCATCCAGAAAGACAGCAGCGACAGCGCCTCGCTGAGCCTCAGCGCCATCGACAGCAGCGCGCCGCTGGACGCCAGTGCCGCCGTCAGCGCCAGTGCGCCCGCCGGCAGCTCGCCGCTGGCACCGGCGCCCGGCAGCCCGGCCGGCGTCACCACCCTCACCCCACCGCAGATCCAGACGCCCCAGCCGCGCACGCCGGCCGTCGCCAACAGCAAGGCACTACCGGACAGCACCGCCAAGAGCAGTAGCACAACCGCGCCACCGCGTAGCGAGCCGCCACGCCGCGACAGCACCGTGCCGGTACCGGGCATCGCCACCGCGCCGCCCCCTGCGCCCGCCATCCGCGTGCCACTTGCCGAAAAACCGCCCGTGCCGCTACGCCTGCCGACCCCCAGCATCGCCCCGCAAGGCAGCTCCTTCGGCTACCAGGTGCAGCTGGGCCTGTTCTCCAGCCCGGACAATGCCGAGAAGCTGGTGGCGGACCTGAAAAAGCGCGGCATCACCGCGCGCACCGAAACCCGCGTCCAGCTGGGCCCGTTCCGTACCCGTGCCGAGGCAGAAGAGGCAATGCAGCGCTTGCGCGCCCTCGGCTACCAGCCGCTGTTGATTCCGGCCGGTCAGCGCTAA
- a CDS encoding esterase-like activity of phytase family protein — protein sequence MRRSLAVLFAGLAMPALAAPFTLLPVSHPAVAAVERYEVSAPALAYRGADAAAFDGSLPLAVGSALSFKGYEKGSAALEFWAVTDRGPNADSPEVLNGGTRYASKLFPVPSFVPTVVQLRVSLAEAVKVGRMLPLREAGRAISGRPLPQGAVGASGEIGLDEKLQPLPYDTLGFDPEGIAADKQGNLWLVDEYGPFLARVDAASGEIRQRYAPGSGLPAILAARQPNRGFEGVTVTPSGKVVAIVQSTLDVDGRTRHRARFSRIVELDPASGAVRQFGYPVPAHYSKAGDMKLGDIVALSDSRFAVIEQGKDQDKRMHNDITLIDLATATALDGKTLADGRALEYGDDAMLAAAGIQLARRTLALDLRALGWSAEKAEGLTLVENNQLALINDNDFGVRSEVQGSAAKLAQLQVAAGQLQNLAGQRQDGARVAIAPNREATELWLITLQKPLHALP from the coding sequence ATGCGCCGTTCTCTTGCTGTGCTGTTTGCCGGGCTGGCCATGCCAGCGCTGGCCGCGCCATTCACCCTGTTGCCGGTGTCGCATCCGGCGGTGGCAGCGGTGGAGCGCTATGAGGTCAGCGCACCGGCGCTCGCCTATCGCGGTGCCGATGCCGCGGCCTTCGATGGCAGCCTGCCGCTGGCGGTGGGCTCGGCGCTGAGCTTCAAGGGTTATGAAAAGGGCAGTGCGGCGTTGGAATTCTGGGCGGTGACCGATCGCGGCCCGAATGCCGACTCGCCGGAGGTGCTGAATGGCGGCACGCGCTACGCCAGCAAGCTGTTCCCGGTGCCGTCCTTTGTGCCGACGGTGGTGCAACTGCGCGTGTCGCTGGCGGAGGCGGTCAAGGTTGGCCGCATGCTGCCGCTGCGCGAAGCCGGGCGTGCCATCAGCGGCCGGCCGCTACCGCAGGGGGCGGTGGGCGCCAGCGGTGAAATAGGTCTCGATGAAAAACTGCAGCCGCTGCCGTACGACACGCTGGGCTTCGATCCGGAGGGCATCGCCGCGGACAAGCAGGGCAACCTGTGGCTGGTGGACGAGTACGGCCCGTTTCTCGCCCGGGTCGATGCCGCCAGTGGCGAGATCCGGCAGCGCTATGCGCCGGGTAGCGGCCTGCCGGCCATCCTCGCCGCGCGGCAGCCCAACCGCGGCTTTGAAGGCGTCACCGTGACGCCGTCCGGCAAGGTGGTCGCCATCGTGCAGAGCACGCTGGATGTCGATGGCCGCACCCGCCACCGCGCGCGCTTCAGCCGCATCGTCGAGCTGGACCCGGCCAGCGGCGCGGTGCGCCAGTTCGGCTATCCGGTGCCGGCGCACTACAGCAAGGCCGGCGACATGAAGCTGGGCGACATCGTGGCGCTGTCCGACAGCCGCTTCGCGGTGATCGAACAGGGCAAGGACCAGGACAAGCGGATGCACAACGACATCACGCTGATCGACCTGGCCACGGCCACGGCACTGGACGGCAAGACGCTGGCCGACGGCCGGGCGCTGGAGTATGGCGACGACGCGATGCTGGCGGCGGCCGGCATCCAGTTGGCGCGACGGACGCTGGCGCTGGACCTGCGCGCCTTGGGCTGGAGCGCGGAAAAGGCGGAAGGGCTGACGCTGGTGGAGAACAACCAGCTGGCGCTGATCAACGACAACGACTTCGGCGTGCGCAGCGAGGTGCAAGGCAGTGCCGCCAAGCTGGCACAGCTGCAGGTCGCCGCTGGCCAGCTGCAGAACCTGGCGGGCCAGCGCCAGGATGGCGCCCGTGTCGCCATCGCGCCCAATCGCGAGGCGACCGAGCTGTGGCTGATCACGCTGCAGAAGCCGCTGCATGCGCTGCCCTGA
- a CDS encoding DUF924 family protein — protein sequence MTDWATQVLQFWFEGTDDAQLAASRSAWFRKDAAFDGAIRQRFLPLWQRAAAGELLPDPADTHAVLAWLIVADQFSRNLFRGEAQAFALDATARTVAKAALAAGLEQQLPPVARWFFYLPLEHSEALADQHEAVRRFESLPPDSPERASVVDYAHRHREVIARFGRFPHRNVALGRPSTADELQFLAQPGSSF from the coding sequence ATGACGGACTGGGCGACGCAGGTATTGCAGTTCTGGTTTGAGGGTACGGACGACGCGCAGCTGGCCGCGAGCCGCAGCGCCTGGTTCCGCAAGGATGCCGCCTTCGACGGCGCCATCCGCCAGCGTTTCTTGCCGCTGTGGCAACGCGCCGCCGCTGGCGAACTGCTGCCGGACCCGGCCGACACGCACGCGGTGCTGGCATGGCTGATCGTGGCCGACCAGTTCTCGCGCAACCTGTTCCGCGGCGAGGCGCAGGCGTTTGCGCTGGATGCGACGGCGCGGACGGTGGCCAAAGCGGCGCTGGCTGCCGGGCTGGAGCAGCAACTGCCACCGGTGGCACGCTGGTTCTTCTATCTGCCGCTGGAGCACAGCGAAGCGCTGGCCGACCAGCACGAGGCGGTACGCCGCTTCGAAAGCCTGCCGCCGGACAGCCCCGAACGCGCCAGTGTCGTCGACTACGCCCACCGCCATCGCGAGGTGATTGCCCGCTTTGGCCGCTTTCCCCACCGCAATGTCGCGCTGGGACGCCCCTCTACCGCGGACGAGCTGCAGTTTCTGGCCCAGCCGGGGAGCTCGTTCTGA
- the rfaD gene encoding ADP-glyceromanno-heptose 6-epimerase, producing the protein MTIVVTGAAGFIGSNIIKALNARGETDIIAVDNLTRGDKFINLVNCEISDYLDKQDFISLIGSGDFDGEIRAILHQGACSDTMNHDGKYMMENNYQYTLELFEFCQAEEVPFLYASSAATYGKGSVFKEERQHEGPLNVYGYSKFLFDQVLRRRMKEGLTAQVAGFRYFNVYGAQEQHKGRMASVAFHNFNQYRESGKVKLFGGYDGWDNGSQSRDFVSVEDVVNVNLFFLDNPDKSGIFNLGSGRAQPFNDVAVATVNACRRHEGKPALTLAELVQQGILEYIEFPEALKGKYQSFTQADIGKLREAGYDAPMLTVEQGVDRYVDWLIARQG; encoded by the coding sequence ATGACCATCGTGGTGACCGGCGCTGCCGGCTTTATCGGCTCCAACATCATCAAGGCGCTCAATGCCCGCGGCGAAACCGACATCATCGCCGTCGACAACCTGACCCGCGGCGACAAGTTCATCAACCTGGTGAACTGCGAGATCAGCGACTACCTCGACAAGCAGGACTTCATCAGCCTGATCGGCAGCGGTGATTTCGACGGTGAGATCCGCGCCATCCTGCACCAGGGGGCCTGCTCGGACACCATGAACCACGACGGCAAGTACATGATGGAGAACAACTACCAGTACACGCTGGAGCTGTTCGAATTCTGCCAGGCGGAAGAAGTCCCGTTCCTGTACGCGTCCAGCGCCGCCACCTACGGCAAGGGCAGCGTGTTCAAGGAAGAGCGCCAGCATGAAGGCCCGCTCAATGTCTACGGCTATTCCAAGTTCCTGTTCGACCAGGTGCTGCGCCGCCGCATGAAGGAGGGCCTCACCGCGCAGGTGGCCGGCTTCCGCTACTTTAATGTTTACGGCGCGCAGGAGCAGCACAAGGGACGCATGGCGTCGGTAGCGTTCCACAACTTCAACCAGTACCGCGAATCCGGCAAGGTCAAGCTGTTCGGCGGTTACGACGGCTGGGACAACGGCAGCCAGAGCCGCGACTTCGTGTCGGTGGAGGACGTGGTCAACGTCAACCTGTTCTTCCTCGACAATCCGGACAAGTCCGGCATCTTCAACCTCGGCTCCGGCCGTGCGCAGCCGTTCAACGACGTGGCGGTCGCCACCGTCAACGCCTGCCGCCGCCACGAGGGCAAGCCGGCGCTGACGCTGGCAGAGCTGGTGCAGCAGGGCATCCTGGAGTACATCGAATTCCCGGAGGCGCTGAAAGGTAAGTACCAGAGCTTCACCCAGGCCGACATCGGCAAGCTGCGCGAAGCGGGCTACGACGCGCCGATGCTGACCGTGGAGCAGGGCGTAGACCGCTACGTGGACTGGCTGATCGCGCGCCAGGGCTGA
- the ndk gene encoding nucleoside-diphosphate kinase, with product MAIERTLSIIKPDAVAKNVIGKIYDRFESAGLKVVAAKLKQLSRAEAEGFYAVHKERPFFNDLVSFMISGPVMIQALEGENAVLKNRELMGATDPKKAEAGTIRADFADSIDANAVHGSDSLENAAIEVAYFFAATEICAR from the coding sequence ATGGCAATCGAACGTACGCTGTCCATCATCAAGCCAGACGCAGTCGCCAAGAACGTTATCGGCAAGATCTACGACCGTTTTGAATCCGCTGGCCTGAAAGTCGTGGCCGCCAAGCTGAAGCAACTGTCGCGCGCCGAAGCCGAAGGCTTCTACGCCGTGCACAAAGAGCGTCCTTTCTTCAACGACCTGGTGAGCTTCATGATCTCCGGTCCGGTGATGATCCAGGCGCTGGAAGGCGAAAACGCCGTCCTGAAAAACCGCGAACTGATGGGCGCGACCGATCCGAAGAAAGCCGAAGCCGGTACCATCCGTGCCGATTTCGCTGATTCCATCGATGCCAACGCCGTTCACGGCTCCGACAGCCTCGAAAACGCCGCGATCGAAGTAGCCTACTTCTTCGCCGCAACCGAGATCTGTGCACGCTAA